A genomic region of Gadus macrocephalus chromosome 5, ASM3116895v1 contains the following coding sequences:
- the gphb5 gene encoding glycoprotein hormone beta-5, which yields MVPTPGPPRCAALLLCCLLLRTLPAADPQARVAPVDLRRFVGCAVREFTFLARKPGCGALHITTDACWGRCETWEKPVVEPPFLEVHQRVCTYNETRTARVRLPGCSPGVEPTYSYPVARSCHCGVCLTSTTECLTSA from the exons ATGGTCCCCACGCCGGGACCCCCGCG GTGTGCGGCGCTGCTTCTGTGCTGCCTGCTGCTCCGGACCCTCCCGGCGGCGGACCCCCAGGCGCGGGTGGCGCCCGTCGACCTGCGGCGCTTCGTGGGCTGCGCGGTCCGAGAGTTCACCTTCCTGGCCCGGAAGCCCGGCTGTGGGGCGCTGCACATCACCACTGACGCCTGCTGGGGGCGCTGTGAGACCTGGGag AAGCCGGTGGTGGAGCCGCCCTTCCTGGAGGTGCACCAGCGCGTGTGCACGTACAACGAGACGCGGACGGCCCGCGTGCGCCTGCCCGGCTGCTCCCCGGGGGTGGAGCCAACCTACAGCTACCCCGTCGCCCGGAGCTGCCACTGTGGCGTCTGTCTCACCAGCACCACCGAGTGTCTCACCTCCGCCTGA